One window from the genome of Megalobrama amblycephala isolate DHTTF-2021 linkage group LG4, ASM1881202v1, whole genome shotgun sequence encodes:
- the hook3 gene encoding protein Hook homolog 3 isoform X5 has product MSALETLDRVELCESLLTWIQTFGVEAPCSTVDELTSGLAMAQVLQKIDVIYFTDAWISRIKADVGDNWRLKISNLKKILKGILDYNHEILGQQINDFTLPDVSLIAEHSDAAELGRMLQLILGCAVNCEQKQEYIQTIMMMEESVQHVVMTAIQELMSKETPVSAGNDSYVDLDRQLKKTVEDLNDALATKEEIAQRCHELDMQVAALQEEKSSLLAENQVLMERLNQSDSIEDLNSPAGRRHLQLQTQLEQLQEETFRLEAAKDDYRIRCEELEKELLEVRGQNEELTSLAEEAQSLKDEMDVLRHSSDKVSKLEGQVEAYKKKLEDLGDLRRQVKLLEEKNTSYMQNTVTLEEDLRKANAARGQLETYKRQVVELQNKLSEESKKADKMEFEYKRVKEKVDSLQKEKDRMRTERDSLKETIEELKCVKAQESQLTSGLVPLCSNEPSDSLAAEIITPEIRERLIRLQHENKMLKLAQEGSDNEQIALLQSLLEDANSRKNELETENRLANQRLLEGQSQVEELQKSLQEHGSKADDMVLLKRKLQEHLEKLRDATNQLQEKSAEIEELENKHSSSAQRIEELEDALKKKDEDMKQMEERYKKYLEKAKSVIRTLDPKQNQGSAPEVQALKNQLQERERMLHSLEKEYDKTKSQRDQEEKLIVSAWYNMGMALQKKAAEDRLASTGSGQSFLARQRQATSTRRSYPGHVQPTAAR; this is encoded by the exons ATGAGCGCGCTGGAGACTCTGGACCGAGTGGAGCTGTGTGAGAGTCTGCTGACCTGG atccagacgTTTGGTGTGGAGGCGCCATGTTCGACAGTAGACGAGCTGACCAGTGGACTGGCCATGGCACAAGTCCTGCAGAAAAT tgatGTCATTTATTTCACTGACGCTTGGATCAGTCGTATTAAAGCTGATGTTGGAGACAACTGGAGGTTAAAG atcagcaatttaaagaaaatattgAAAGGTATTCTGGATTACAACCATGAG ATTTTGGGGCAGCAGATCAATGATTTCACTCTTCCAGACGTCAGTCTCATCGCAGAACATTCAGATGCAGCTGAACTGGGCCGAATGCTGCAGCTCATCCTGGGCTGTGCTGTTAACTGTGAACAGAAAcaag AATACATCCAGACCATCATGATGATGGAGGAGTCGGTCCAGCACGTGGTCATGACCGCCATCCAAGAG CTCATGAGCAAAGAGACGCCCGTGTCCGCAGGAAACGACTCGTATGTGGATCTTGACCGGCAG TTGAAGAAGACGGTGGAGGACCTGAACGACGCTCTGGCCACTAAAGAGGAGATCGCTCAGAGGTGCCATGAGCTCGACATGCAG GTGGCGGCTCTGCAGGAGGAGAAGAGCAGTCTGCTGGCGGAGAACCAGGTGCTGATGGAGCGGCTCAACCAGTCGGACTCCATCGAGGATCTGAACAGCCCGGCGGGACGCAGACACCTGCAGCTTCAGACGCAGCTGGAGCAGCTGCAGGAGGAGACCTTCAG attgGAGGCGGCTAAGGACGATTATCGCATCCGCTGTGAGGAGCTGGAGAAGGAGCTGCtggaggtcagaggtcagaaCGAGGAGCTGACCTCTCTGGCAGAGGAGGCGCAGTCGCTCAAAGACGAGATGGACGTGTTGAG gcaTTCGTCTGATAAGGTGTCCAAGCTGGAGGGGCAGGTGGAGGCGTACAAGAAGAAGCTGGAGGATCTGGGCGATCTGAGGCGGCAGGTGAAGCTGCTGGAGGAGAAGAACACCAGCTACATGCAGAACACCGTCACGCTGGAGGAAGACCTGCGCAAGGCCAACGCCGCTCGAGGACAGCTGGAGACCTACAAGAGACAG GTGGTGGAGCTTCAGAACAAGCTCTCGGAGGAGTCCAAGAAAGCCGACAAGATGGAGTTTGAGTATAAACGAGTGAAGGAGAAAGTCGACTCGCTTCAGAAAGAGAAAGAC CGGATGAGGACGGAGCGAGACTCTCTGAAGGAGACCATCGAGGAGCTGAAGTGTGTCAAAGCTCAAGAGTCTCAGCTGACCTCAG GTTTGGTGCCGCTGTGCAGTAACGAGCCGTCTGATTCGCTGGCTGCAGAAATCATCACACCGGAGATTCG GGAGCGTTTGATTCGCCTGCAGCACGAGAATAAGATGCTGAAGCTGGCTCAGGAGGGCTCTGATAACGAGCAGATCGCGCTGCTGCAGAGTTTACTGGAGGACGCCAACAGCAGGAAGAACGAGCTGGAGACCGAGAACAG gctggccaatcagaggctgCTGGAGGGTCAGTCTCAGGTGGAGGAGCTGCAGAAGTCTCTTCAGGAACACGGATCCAAAGCAGATGAT ATGGTGTTATTGAAGAGGAAGCTTCAGGAACATCT AGAGAAATTAAGGGACGCCACTAACCAGCTTCAGGAGAAGAGCGCAGAGATCGAAGAGCTGGAGAACAAACACAGCTCCAGCG CTCAGAGGATTGAAGAGCTGGAGGACGCGCTGAAGAAGAAAGATGAAGACATGAAACAGATGGAGGAGAGATACAAGAAATACCTGGAGAAAGCCAAGAGC gtCATCCGTACGCTGGACCCCAAACAGAATCAGGGTTCTGCTCCTGAAGTTCAGGCCCTGAAGAACCAGCTGCAGGAGCGCGAGAGGATGCTGCACTCGCTCgag AAGGAGTACGACAAGACAAAGTCTCAGAGAGACCAGGAGGAGAAACTCATTGTATCTGCCTGGTACAACATG GGAATGGCTCTGCAGAAGAAAGCGGCGGAGGATCGGCTGGCCAGCACCGGCTCGGGTCAGTCCTTCCTGGCCCGGCAGAGACAGGCCACCAGCACCAGACGGTCGTATCCGGGCCACGTGCAGCCCACCGCAGCCAGGTAG